A section of the Prevotella melaninogenica genome encodes:
- a CDS encoding riboflavin synthase, which translates to MFSGIVEEMAILKGIEHEQENIHFTFQCSFTKELKIDQSIAHNGVCLTVVRFQDDTYTVTAMKETLERSNLGLLKVGDRVNIERSMIMNGRLDGHIVQGHVDQTAKCVNMEDADGSTYFTFEYPCNREMAQRGYFTVDKGSVTVNGVSLTVCEPTDNSFKVAIIPYTRENTNFADINVGTVVNLEFDILGKYIARLNSFTK; encoded by the coding sequence ATGTTCTCAGGCATTGTAGAAGAGATGGCAATCCTCAAAGGGATTGAGCATGAACAGGAGAATATCCACTTCACCTTTCAATGTTCATTCACAAAGGAATTGAAGATTGACCAAAGTATTGCACACAATGGTGTGTGCCTTACTGTCGTTCGCTTCCAAGACGACACCTATACAGTTACAGCTATGAAAGAAACCCTTGAACGCTCAAACTTAGGCTTGCTCAAAGTGGGAGACCGTGTCAATATAGAACGTTCAATGATAATGAACGGCAGATTGGATGGTCACATCGTACAAGGTCACGTCGATCAAACTGCAAAGTGTGTTAATATGGAAGATGCGGACGGTAGCACATACTTCACTTTCGAATATCCATGCAACCGAGAGATGGCACAACGTGGCTATTTTACTGTTGACAAAGGCTCTGTTACGGTCAATGGTGTTTCATTGACAGTTTGTGAACCAACAGATAATAGCTTTAAAGTAGCCATCATTCCTTACACACGTGAGAACACCAATTTTGCCGACATTAATGTAGGTACTGTTGTAAACCTTGAGTTTG
- the lpdA gene encoding dihydrolipoyl dehydrogenase encodes MKKTNLLIIGSGPGGYRTASYAAQNGLEVTIIEKAQPGGTCLNAGCIPTKCLAHDAELRLTTSSLYDTTPPLDFTKVMERKEGVINQLREGVSTLLSQPGIDFIVGEARFVSDHIIEVNGEQIEADHIIIATGSRSKMPPFMSEEDFLNQSETAQNIVTSTELLSIAKVPQRLTIIGAGVIGMEFASAFSAFGSEVTVIEFMKECLPPIDSDIAKRLRKTLEKRGVTFYMQSAVKQILSPAESGQDHTTVVFDKKGKEDRIDTDLVLIATGRQANFDNIGIESTGIEVNTKGIVVNDNMETNVKGVYAIGDVNARQMLAHAATFQGFRAVNHILGKNDNIRLDIMPSAIFTYPEAACVGKTEDQCKAEEIKYSTRKGFYRANGKALSMEETEGMIKVLIAEDGSILGAHCYGAHSADLIQEVATLMNYDAKMDKIRDIIHIHPTLSEILQDALL; translated from the coding sequence ATGAAAAAAACAAATCTATTAATAATCGGTTCGGGACCTGGTGGTTACCGAACCGCTTCCTATGCTGCTCAGAATGGTTTGGAAGTTACAATTATTGAGAAAGCACAACCCGGTGGAACCTGTCTGAATGCAGGCTGTATACCAACAAAGTGTCTTGCGCATGACGCAGAGCTACGCCTTACGACTTCCTCTCTTTACGACACGACTCCCCCACTCGATTTTACAAAGGTAATGGAAAGAAAGGAAGGGGTCATCAATCAACTTAGAGAGGGTGTAAGCACTTTACTTAGTCAGCCAGGCATAGACTTTATTGTAGGTGAGGCTCGCTTTGTTTCTGACCATATTATTGAAGTGAATGGCGAACAGATAGAAGCCGATCATATTATCATTGCCACTGGCTCACGTTCAAAGATGCCTCCTTTCATGAGCGAGGAAGATTTCTTAAATCAGTCTGAAACAGCGCAGAACATTGTTACATCCACAGAATTACTTTCTATTGCGAAGGTTCCTCAACGCCTTACAATCATTGGTGCTGGAGTTATCGGAATGGAATTTGCCTCAGCTTTCTCTGCTTTTGGTAGTGAAGTGACCGTCATAGAGTTTATGAAGGAATGTCTCCCTCCTATTGACAGCGATATAGCTAAACGATTAAGGAAAACATTAGAGAAAAGAGGTGTGACCTTCTATATGCAGAGTGCCGTAAAACAAATCCTATCACCTGCAGAAAGTGGACAAGACCACACAACAGTTGTATTCGACAAAAAGGGCAAAGAAGATAGAATTGATACCGACCTTGTATTGATTGCTACTGGTAGACAAGCTAACTTCGACAACATCGGTATAGAATCAACTGGCATAGAAGTAAACACAAAGGGGATTGTTGTCAATGACAATATGGAAACCAATGTTAAGGGAGTATATGCTATCGGTGATGTCAATGCACGCCAAATGTTAGCTCATGCTGCAACTTTCCAAGGCTTCCGTGCTGTCAATCATATTCTAGGAAAGAACGACAACATCCGTCTTGATATTATGCCATCTGCCATCTTTACATATCCAGAAGCTGCTTGCGTGGGTAAGACTGAAGACCAGTGTAAAGCTGAGGAAATCAAGTACTCTACTCGAAAAGGTTTCTATCGTGCCAATGGTAAGGCTCTAAGTATGGAAGAAACGGAAGGTATGATAAAGGTGCTGATAGCTGAAGATGGCTCTATATTGGGCGCACACTGCTATGGCGCTCATTCTGCTGACCTTATTCAAGAAGTTGCAACTTTAATGAATTATGATGCTAAGATGGATAAGATACGAGATATCATTCACATCCATCCAACATTGAGTGAAATTCTACAAGATGCACTCCTCTAA
- the gcvPB gene encoding aminomethyl-transferring glycine dehydrogenase subunit GcvPB, producing MNNKLYGNLIFELSHPGRRAYSLPENRFGHHPLPDFCKREKDAELPECDELTVVRHYTNHSENNFGVDNGFYPLGSCTMKYNPVINEEIASMPSFTALHPHQPIETVQGALEVEYNIQRALVSITGMAEVTLNPYAGAHGELTGLMLIASYHHQRGDMKRTKVIVPDSAHGTNPASAAVCGLEIVEVKSTAEGLVDVNDLKPLLGDDIAGMMMTNPNTLGLFEKDIPEIAKLIHDCGGLLYYDGANLNPLLGAARPGDMGFDVIHLNLHKTFSTPHGGGGPGAGPVGVCEKLIPFLPKPHVRKTEDGFVIDNPDTTGEFSSSNIRISGYLGNFLVILRAYTYILTLGKKHLNEVGPFATLNANYIKECLKNDYELPIDSLCKHEFVFDGLKDKSTGVTTMDVAKRLLDYGYHAPTIYFPLLFHEAMMIEPTETESKDTIDGFIEVMHTIAKEARENPELVKGAPYDTPIGRVDDVLAAKHPILTYRQLINDVQEEV from the coding sequence ATGAATAATAAACTATATGGCAATCTGATATTTGAGTTATCACATCCAGGAAGACGTGCTTATAGCCTCCCTGAGAATCGTTTTGGACATCATCCTCTACCCGACTTCTGCAAACGAGAGAAAGATGCAGAGCTACCTGAATGTGATGAATTGACGGTTGTACGTCATTATACTAACCATAGTGAAAACAACTTTGGTGTTGACAATGGCTTTTACCCTTTGGGGTCTTGTACGATGAAGTACAATCCTGTCATCAATGAGGAGATAGCCTCAATGCCTTCTTTTACAGCCCTTCACCCTCATCAGCCTATTGAAACAGTACAAGGTGCATTGGAAGTAGAATACAACATCCAACGCGCTCTTGTTTCAATTACGGGTATGGCGGAAGTTACGCTTAACCCATACGCTGGTGCTCATGGTGAGCTAACAGGATTGATGCTGATTGCATCTTATCATCATCAGCGTGGTGATATGAAGCGAACAAAGGTTATTGTACCTGACTCAGCTCATGGCACGAACCCAGCTTCTGCTGCAGTATGTGGCCTGGAGATTGTAGAAGTAAAGAGTACAGCTGAAGGACTTGTTGATGTCAACGACTTAAAACCTCTCTTAGGTGACGACATCGCGGGTATGATGATGACAAATCCTAATACCTTAGGACTCTTTGAGAAAGATATTCCAGAGATAGCAAAACTAATACATGATTGTGGTGGTCTGCTATATTATGATGGTGCAAACCTAAATCCATTGTTAGGTGCAGCACGCCCTGGAGATATGGGCTTTGATGTTATTCACCTCAACCTTCACAAGACATTCTCAACCCCACATGGTGGAGGTGGTCCTGGTGCTGGTCCTGTTGGTGTTTGCGAGAAACTGATACCATTCCTACCGAAGCCTCATGTAAGAAAGACTGAGGATGGCTTTGTGATTGATAATCCAGATACCACAGGAGAGTTCTCATCTTCTAATATCCGTATCAGTGGTTATCTTGGTAACTTCCTCGTTATCCTTCGTGCCTATACATACATCCTAACACTTGGTAAAAAGCATCTTAATGAGGTTGGACCATTTGCTACTCTAAATGCAAACTATATCAAGGAATGTCTGAAGAATGATTACGAACTTCCTATTGACAGCCTTTGTAAGCATGAGTTTGTATTCGATGGTCTGAAGGATAAGAGTACAGGTGTTACAACGATGGATGTTGCAAAACGCTTACTCGATTATGGTTATCATGCTCCAACAATATATTTCCCACTTCTGTTCCACGAGGCAATGATGATTGAACCTACAGAAACAGAGAGTAAGGACACTATTGATGGCTTTATCGAGGTTATGCATACCATTGCCAAAGAGGCTCGTGAGAATCCTGAACTTGTAAAGGGAGCACCATACGACACCCCTATTGGACGTGTAGATGACGTACTTGCAGCCAAGCATCCAATTCTTACTTACCGTCAGCTTATCAACGACGTACAAGAAGAAGTATAG
- the gcvPA gene encoding aminomethyl-transferring glycine dehydrogenase subunit GcvPA, translating to MIHKFLPHTNEDIQQMLERIGIKNLDELYAEVPESIRFKGDYDIPEAMSELEIRAFFEKLGQKNNMLTCFAGGGVYDHYTPSAIQHLISRSEFLTSYTPYQAEISQGTLHYIFEFQSMMAELTGMDIANASMYEGTTATAEAMMVAFDNAKKADTVLYSETLCKNIVGVLKTYAHFHGIKLKAIKAVDGVTSHDDLKNQMNAGGVAGVIVQQPNCHGIIEDFTGFADTCHDNKALFVINSVAADLALLKTPGEWGADIAVGDIQSLGLPMAFGGPYAGYMCSTEKLMRKLPGRIVGKTLDSRGQRVFALTLQAREQHIRRQKATSNICSNQSLMALYATIYMSIMGKEGVKEAAQIGYDGAHYLCEQLIGTGKVKLTYDKPFFNEFLIQLEDRDTFFDKAIKQGILPGIKVDDDKLLIAVTEKRTKEEIDTLVGLL from the coding sequence ATGATTCATAAGTTTTTACCTCATACTAATGAGGATATTCAACAGATGCTTGAGCGTATTGGCATAAAGAATCTTGATGAACTTTATGCAGAAGTACCGGAAAGCATCCGTTTTAAGGGAGATTATGACATTCCTGAAGCAATGAGCGAGTTAGAAATACGCGCTTTCTTTGAGAAGCTTGGCCAAAAGAATAATATGCTCACTTGCTTCGCTGGCGGTGGTGTGTATGATCACTACACACCAAGTGCTATTCAACATCTTATCAGTCGTTCAGAGTTTCTTACATCATATACCCCCTATCAAGCTGAAATTTCACAAGGTACACTCCATTATATCTTTGAGTTCCAAAGTATGATGGCAGAACTTACAGGTATGGACATTGCCAATGCCTCTATGTATGAAGGCACGACAGCGACAGCTGAAGCAATGATGGTAGCTTTCGACAATGCCAAGAAGGCTGACACTGTATTATACTCTGAAACATTGTGTAAGAATATCGTTGGTGTACTGAAGACTTACGCACACTTCCATGGTATCAAACTCAAAGCTATTAAGGCGGTAGATGGTGTAACATCACATGACGACTTAAAGAACCAAATGAACGCAGGTGGTGTGGCTGGCGTTATCGTACAACAACCTAATTGTCACGGAATTATAGAAGACTTTACAGGCTTTGCAGATACTTGTCATGATAACAAAGCATTGTTTGTTATTAATAGTGTTGCTGCCGACCTTGCATTGTTAAAGACACCGGGAGAATGGGGAGCAGACATTGCCGTAGGTGATATTCAGAGTCTTGGACTTCCAATGGCATTTGGTGGACCTTACGCAGGATACATGTGTTCAACAGAAAAGCTTATGCGTAAACTTCCGGGACGTATCGTTGGCAAGACACTTGACAGTCGTGGACAACGTGTATTCGCCTTGACCCTCCAAGCACGTGAGCAACATATCCGCCGCCAAAAGGCAACATCGAACATCTGCTCTAACCAGAGTTTGATGGCACTTTACGCTACGATCTACATGAGTATTATGGGAAAAGAAGGTGTAAAGGAAGCTGCACAAATAGGTTATGATGGCGCACATTATCTTTGCGAACAACTTATTGGTACAGGCAAAGTTAAACTTACTTACGATAAGCCTTTCTTTAACGAGTTCCTTATTCAGTTAGAAGACCGAGACACCTTCTTCGATAAGGCTATCAAACAGGGCATTCTTCCAGGAATTAAGGTTGATGATGACAAACTCCTTATTGCCGTTACTGAGAAACGAACAAAAGAGGAGATTGATACACTCGTCGGTTTATTATAG
- the gcvH gene encoding glycine cleavage system protein GcvH, producing the protein MAKVIEGLYYSESHEFVKVVGAFGYIGITDYAQHALGNIVYVDMPEVDDDIEIDEDFGAIESVKAASDLKAPVSGKVIEVNEALEDEPDLLNKDAYENWIIKVELTDTAELKNLMDAKAYEEFCAE; encoded by the coding sequence ATGGCAAAAGTAATTGAAGGACTCTACTATTCAGAGTCACATGAATTCGTGAAAGTAGTAGGTGCGTTTGGCTATATCGGTATTACCGATTATGCACAGCACGCTTTGGGTAACATTGTTTATGTTGACATGCCAGAAGTTGATGATGACATTGAGATAGACGAAGATTTCGGTGCTATTGAGAGTGTTAAGGCAGCTTCTGATCTCAAGGCTCCTGTATCAGGTAAGGTGATTGAAGTAAATGAGGCATTAGAGGATGAGCCTGACTTGCTTAACAAAGATGCTTACGAAAACTGGATTATTAAAGTTGAACTTACAGATACCGCAGAGCTAAAGAATCTTATGGACGCTAAGGCTTACGAGGAGTTCTGTGCTGAATAA
- the gcvT gene encoding glycine cleavage system aminomethyltransferase GcvT: protein MTNQRTCLYDRHVALGALITPFAGFDMPIQYTGIIDEHNAVREHCGVFDVSHMGEVIVSGPEADRFINHIFTNDVNGLAAGKVLYGMICYPDGGVVDDTCICKLDDRLYLMTINASNIDKDVAWIKQNAEGFDVVIENKSEAYGQLAIQGPKAESMLEDVLGLACKELKFYEVKRLQQDGVEVIVSRTGYTGEDGFEVYGTPEYIVKVWDKLIEAGVKPCGLGCRDTLRFEVGMPLYGNELSDKITPVMAGLSMFVKFDKEEFIGKEALLKQKTEGVSQRLRGIELDDNAIPRHGYKVLKDGVEVGEVTTGYRLISVEKSCAVALVDASIQMGDRLEIQIRKKTFPGTVVKKKFYENHYKK from the coding sequence ATGACAAATCAAAGAACTTGCCTATATGACCGACACGTTGCATTAGGCGCACTTATCACCCCTTTTGCAGGATTTGATATGCCCATCCAATATACTGGGATTATCGATGAACACAATGCGGTAAGAGAACATTGTGGAGTATTTGATGTTTCTCACATGGGAGAAGTAATTGTATCTGGCCCTGAGGCTGATAGATTCATTAATCATATCTTTACAAATGACGTAAACGGACTTGCTGCAGGCAAGGTGCTCTATGGTATGATTTGCTATCCTGATGGTGGGGTTGTAGACGACACATGTATCTGTAAGCTTGACGACCGTCTATACCTTATGACTATCAATGCTTCAAACATTGATAAGGACGTAGCATGGATTAAACAGAATGCAGAAGGCTTCGATGTTGTTATTGAGAACAAGAGCGAAGCATACGGACAGTTGGCAATTCAAGGTCCAAAGGCAGAAAGCATGTTAGAAGATGTACTCGGTCTTGCTTGTAAAGAATTAAAGTTCTATGAGGTAAAACGTTTGCAGCAAGATGGTGTTGAAGTTATCGTTTCTCGTACAGGTTACACGGGCGAAGATGGCTTTGAAGTTTATGGTACACCTGAGTATATCGTTAAGGTGTGGGATAAACTGATAGAAGCAGGAGTCAAACCATGTGGATTGGGCTGCCGTGACACTTTGCGTTTTGAAGTGGGCATGCCACTCTATGGCAATGAACTTTCTGACAAGATAACCCCTGTTATGGCTGGATTATCAATGTTCGTGAAGTTTGACAAAGAAGAGTTTATCGGTAAGGAAGCTCTCCTAAAACAAAAGACAGAAGGAGTCAGCCAGCGTCTCCGTGGTATTGAGTTGGATGACAACGCTATTCCACGTCATGGATACAAGGTTTTAAAAGACGGTGTAGAAGTTGGTGAAGTCACCACTGGCTACCGCCTCATCTCAGTAGAGAAGAGTTGTGCTGTAGCATTGGTAGACGCTTCTATTCAGATGGGCGACAGACTTGAAATCCAAATCCGCAAGAAGACTTTCCCTGGAACCGTAGTTAAGAAGAAGTTCTACGAGAATCATTATAAGAAATAA
- a CDS encoding 4Fe-4S binding protein, producing MKNLQQIIYLLACILVLAVAAVQRDGKLLGNYVLSKDKQVTKNKIDTLRTLDDGTVVLNTTYLAKDVKGFAGVVPLEIYLKKGKVQQVKALHNSETPEFMHEASELLDRWNGKTTEQALAMRIDGVTGATYTSNAIIGNMKAGLQYAAKNVKETSFFDKLDLRAKTIIGLFVVLMAAIIPLFVKNKRYRVFQLLLNFVVLGLWGGTFISWSVLVGLMSGGINVWISLIPIVMLITAFVYPLFGKKNYYCTHVCPLGSVQELAGMANHNKWKMSKQTTEYLDHFRKVLFWVLMLLMLAGVWSQWMDYELFVAFVFNSAVWVIILIAVVFILLSFFVPRPYCRFVCPMGSLLKLPTTKVTKWV from the coding sequence ATGAAGAATTTACAACAAATAATTTATCTATTAGCTTGCATATTGGTTTTGGCTGTGGCCGCAGTACAACGTGATGGAAAGCTATTGGGTAACTATGTGTTGAGTAAGGATAAGCAAGTAACAAAGAATAAGATAGATACTCTTCGTACATTGGATGATGGTACTGTCGTTCTCAATACAACTTATTTAGCAAAGGACGTAAAAGGCTTTGCTGGTGTTGTTCCATTAGAGATTTACTTGAAGAAAGGAAAAGTACAGCAAGTGAAGGCATTACATAATTCAGAGACTCCAGAATTTATGCATGAAGCCAGCGAGTTGTTAGATCGGTGGAATGGTAAAACTACTGAACAAGCGTTAGCTATGAGGATAGATGGTGTGACAGGTGCAACTTACACGTCAAATGCTATTATCGGTAATATGAAAGCTGGTTTGCAGTATGCTGCTAAGAATGTGAAAGAGACCTCATTCTTTGATAAACTTGACTTACGTGCGAAGACGATAATTGGATTATTCGTTGTGCTCATGGCAGCTATTATTCCTTTGTTTGTTAAGAACAAGCGATATCGTGTTTTTCAACTCTTGTTGAACTTTGTTGTTTTAGGACTATGGGGCGGTACATTTATTTCCTGGTCTGTTCTTGTTGGTTTAATGTCAGGAGGTATCAATGTTTGGATATCACTGATTCCTATCGTTATGCTGATAACAGCTTTTGTTTACCCTCTCTTTGGCAAGAAGAATTACTATTGTACTCACGTCTGTCCGTTAGGTTCTGTACAAGAGTTAGCAGGTATGGCAAATCATAATAAGTGGAAGATGAGTAAGCAGACGACAGAATATCTTGATCATTTCCGTAAGGTTTTGTTTTGGGTATTGATGCTCTTAATGCTTGCAGGCGTTTGGTCACAGTGGATGGATTATGAACTATTTGTTGCTTTTGTCTTTAATTCAGCAGTTTGGGTAATCATTTTGATAGCTGTAGTCTTTATTTTGTTATCGTTTTTTGTCCCACGTCCTTATTGTCGCTTTGTTTGTCCGATGGGAAGTTTGTTAAAGTTGCCTACAACTAAGGTAACGAAGTGGGTATAA
- the ubiE gene encoding bifunctional demethylmenaquinone methyltransferase/2-methoxy-6-polyprenyl-1,4-benzoquinol methylase UbiE: protein MYEQEKIKPYDGDGEKGKLIAEMFDNIAPTYDTLNHRLSGNIDKGWRKKAIHQLLPFRPKLMLDIATGTGDFAILAANELKPEHLIGADISEGMMAIGREKVKAAGLSDVISFQKEDCLNLSFPDNTFDAVTAAFGIRNFQNLDKGLTEICRVLKKGGHLSIVELTTPVKFPMKQLFRIYSNTFLLNYAKFISKDKSAYEYLNKTIEAFPQGEKMMEIFQKAGFAKSSFRRLTFGICTMYFAEK from the coding sequence ATGTACGAGCAGGAAAAGATTAAACCTTATGATGGTGATGGCGAGAAAGGCAAACTCATAGCAGAGATGTTTGACAATATCGCACCAACTTACGACACACTAAATCATCGTCTTTCTGGAAACATTGATAAAGGATGGCGTAAGAAGGCTATCCATCAGTTGCTGCCCTTCCGTCCAAAGCTGATGCTTGACATTGCTACAGGAACTGGCGACTTTGCCATTCTTGCAGCTAATGAACTGAAGCCAGAACATCTTATCGGTGCAGATATTTCTGAAGGAATGATGGCTATCGGTCGTGAGAAGGTGAAGGCTGCAGGACTGAGTGATGTCATTTCCTTCCAGAAAGAAGATTGTCTCAACCTTTCTTTTCCTGACAATACGTTTGATGCTGTGACAGCAGCATTCGGTATTCGTAACTTCCAGAACCTCGACAAAGGACTTACCGAGATTTGTCGAGTACTGAAAAAAGGCGGACATCTAAGCATTGTAGAGCTGACAACACCTGTCAAATTCCCTATGAAGCAACTTTTCCGCATCTATTCTAACACATTCCTACTCAATTACGCTAAATTTATCTCAAAGGATAAAAGTGCATACGAATACCTTAACAAGACCATTGAGGCGTTCCCACAAGGCGAAAAGATGATGGAGATATTCCAAAAGGCTGGCTTTGCGAAAAGCTCTTTCCGCCGATTGACTTTCGGTATCTGTACGATGTATTTCGCTGAAAAATAA
- a CDS encoding phosphoribosylaminoimidazolesuccinocarboxamide synthase gives MKALTKTEFHFDGQKSVYHGKVRDVYDINDDLIVMVATDRISAFDVVLPKGIPFKGQVLNQIAAKFLDLTTDICPNWKLATPDPMVTVGLKCEGFRVEMIIRSILTGSAWRAYKDGCREICGVKLPDGMRENERFPEPIVTPTTKADEGHDMNISKEEIIEQGIVSAEDYAIIEDWTRKLFARGQEIAAKQGLILVDTKYEFGKRDGQCYLIDEIHTPDSSRYFYAEGYEEKLEKGEPQKQLSKEFVRQWLIEHNFMNEPGQTMPEITEEYAESVSDRYIELYEHITGEKFDKAVEDGDIAARIEKNVKQYLASRK, from the coding sequence AAGTACGTGATGTGTATGACATCAATGACGATCTTATCGTCATGGTAGCTACCGACCGAATCTCAGCATTCGACGTCGTACTGCCAAAGGGAATACCGTTCAAAGGACAAGTTTTGAACCAGATTGCAGCCAAGTTCCTTGACCTGACAACAGATATCTGTCCTAACTGGAAGTTAGCTACTCCTGATCCAATGGTTACTGTTGGTCTAAAGTGTGAAGGCTTTCGTGTTGAAATGATTATTCGTTCAATCCTTACTGGTTCTGCATGGCGTGCTTATAAAGACGGATGTCGTGAGATTTGTGGTGTGAAGCTTCCTGATGGTATGCGTGAGAACGAGCGTTTCCCAGAGCCAATCGTTACTCCAACTACCAAGGCTGACGAGGGTCACGATATGAATATCTCTAAGGAAGAGATTATCGAGCAGGGTATTGTTTCTGCAGAAGACTATGCAATCATCGAAGACTGGACTCGCAAACTCTTTGCACGTGGTCAGGAGATTGCTGCAAAGCAGGGCTTAATTCTCGTTGATACAAAATATGAATTCGGTAAGCGTGATGGGCAGTGCTACCTCATTGATGAGATTCACACACCAGACTCAAGCCGCTACTTCTATGCAGAAGGTTACGAGGAGAAACTTGAGAAGGGTGAGCCACAGAAGCAACTTTCGAAAGAGTTTGTTCGTCAGTGGCTTATTGAGCACAACTTTATGAATGAGCCAGGACAGACAATGCCTGAGATTACAGAAGAATATGCAGAAAGCGTTAGCGACCGCTATATCGAACTTTACGAGCATATCACAGGCGAGAAGTTTGATAAGGCTGTTGAAGACGGTGATATTGCTGCACGCATTGAGAAGAATGTAAAGCAGTATCTGGCTTCAAGAAAATAA